The Armatimonadota bacterium genomic interval TCGCGCTGGGAAACGTGGTCGTGACGGCGTTGTTCGTGGTCTAGCGGCGGAGCGGAGCATGGCGAATCGGAACGGCTGGCAGCGCGCGCTCGTCGAGACGACCGCCATCCTCAAGGGGATGGCGGTCACCTTCCGCTACCTGTTCCGCCGCCCCGTGACGATCCAGTATCCGGAAGAGCGTCCCACGGTCCCCCAGCGGTTCAAGGGCCGACACTGGCTGACGCTGTACCCCGACGGGGACGAGCGCTGTGTGGGCTGCGAGCTGTGCGTGATCGTCTGCCCGTCGCAAGCGATCTACGTCAAGGCGGCGGAGAACACGCCGCAGCGGCGCGTCAGCAAGGGCGAGCGGTACGCCGAGGAGTTCCAGATCAACATGCTGCGCTGCATCTTCTGCGGGTTCTGTGAGGAGGCGTGCCCGACCGGCGCCATCGTGCTGGGGCACGAATTCGAACTCGCCGACTACAGCCGCGAGGCGCTCATCTACACCAAGGAGATGCTGCAGGAGCCGTATCCCGGCGCCTCGGGCCGGGATCCCGCGCGAGAGGTGTAGCGGGGAGGCGCGTCGCCTCCCGTGGCCGTGGCGCCAGCGCCCGGTCGGGCCGAAACCCCGCTCGCGACTTCTGCGTGCGGGCAAGAGGGGGAGAATGGAAGTCCTGTTGTTCACGATCGCATCGGCGCTGTCAATCGCCGGCGGCGTGGGCGTCATCGCCGCGCGTCAGCCCGTCCACAGCGCGCTGGCGCTGCTGCTCGTGCTCGGCTCCCTGGCGGCGCTGTACCTGACGCTGGCCGCGGAGTTCGTCGCCGTGCTGCAGGTCATCCTCTACGCGGGCGCGATCGTCGTGTTGTTCCTGTTCGTCATCATGCTGCTGCACGCTCGTTCCCCGGAGCAGCAGCGACCTGCGCGGGCCGGGCCGCTGGCGATCCCGGCGGCGGTCTTCGGGGTGCTGCTGGTGGCGGCCATCTCCATCGCCGTGCTGCGCGACCTCGGTGGTGCGGTCGCGGCGAGCCCCCCGGAGGGATTCGGCACCACCGAGGCGGTGGGCCGGGAGTTGTTCACGCGCTTCGTCCTGCCGTTCGAGGCGGCGGGGATCCTCCTGCTCATCGGCATCGTCGCCGGCGTCGTGCTCGGCAAGGCTCCGGCGCGCCGATCCGACGGAGAGCGAGGGGAGCCGTGACGGTCCCGGTCGCCGCCTACGTGCTGGTGAGCGCTGTGCTGTTCGCGCTAGGGACGGTCGGGGTGCTCATCCGGCGCACCGCCCTGGTGCTGTTCATGTCGATCGAGCTGATGCTCAACGCCGTCAACCTGGCGCTGGTGGCGTTCGCCCGTCTGCACGCGCACATGGGCGGGCAGCTCATCGTGTTCTTCGTGCTGGTGGTCGCGGCGGTCGAGGTCGTCGTCGGATTGGCGATCATCGTCGACATCTTCCGCAGCCGCGACACCGTGGACGTGGACGAGATCGATCTGCTGAGAGGGTAGGCGGCGCGGCCGACCGGACCATGACCTACATTCCCTGGATCGTGGGGCTTCCGCTGGCGGGCTGCGTGGTCAACGGGCTCGTCGGTGGCCGTCTGGGACACCGTGCGGTCTCCGCCGTCGCGTGCCTGTCCGTGCTGGGTGCGTTCGCGCTCGGCGTCATCGGGCTGCGCCAGCTGGCGGGGATGCCCGAGCAGGCCGTCGTCAAGGTCTGGCTGTTCGAGTGGATCCCCGCCGGCGACCTGCGAGTCGCGGCGGCGCTGCAGCTGGATCGCCTCTCAGCGCTGATGGTGGTGGTCGTCGCGGGCGTGGGGTTTTTGATCCACGTCTACTCGGTCGGCTACATGGCCGGGGACCCCGCTTACAGCCGGTACTTCACCTACCTGAATCTGTTCACCGCTTCGATGTTGCTGTTGGTGCTGGCGGCGAACGTGCTCGTGCTGTTCGTGGGCTGGGAGCTGGTCGGCCTGTGCTCGTATCTGTTGATCGGTTTCTGGTTCGAACGCGAGGCGGCCGCCGCGGCAGGTCGGAAGGCGTTCGTCGTAAACCGGATCGGCGATGCGGCCTTTTTGCTGGGCATCTGCCTGCTGTTCGCCACGCTCGGCACGCTGGACTTCGAGGAGGTCGGGCGGGCCGCGCAGACGGCGCAGGCGGATCTGCCGCCCGAACGACACGCCCTGCTCACACCGATCGCGCTGCTGCTGTTCGCGGGCGCGACCGGGAAGTCCGCGCAGCTGCCGCTGTATGTCTGGCTGCCGGACGCGATGGAAGGGCCGACCCCCGTCTCCGCGCTGATCCACGCGGCCACGATGGTCACCGCGGGCGTGTACATGATCGCGCGGCTGTGGCCGCTGTTCGCCGCGGCGGACTGGGTGCTGGCGAACGTCGTCGCCGTCATCGGAGCCGCCACCGCCCTGTTCGCCGCCACCGTGGCTGTGGCGCAAAACGACCTCAAGCGCGTGCTCGCCTACTCGACGATCAGCCAGCTCGGATACATGTTCCTCGCGCTCGGCGTGGGGGCGGCGACCGCCGGGATGTTCCACCTGACCACCCACGCGTTCTTCAAGGCGCTGCTGTTTTTGGCTGCCGGCAGCGTGATGCACGCGATGCACGGCCTCGTCGACGTCCGGCGCCTGGGAGGTTTGGCCCGCGCCATGCCGCTGACGTTCGCGGGCTTTTCGATCGGCGCGCTGGCGCTGGCCGGCATCCCCCCGCTGGCGGGCTTCTGGAGCAAGGACCACATCCTCGCCGCCGCCTACGAGCACGGGTTCGTCGGGCTGTGGCTGGTGGGCGTGGTCACCGCGCTGGTCACCGCCTTCTACATCACCCGCGCGACGGTGCTGGCGTTCGGCGGCCACCCCTTTGACCCACGCGCCCATCCCCACGAGGCGCCGCCGTCCATGGCGTGGCCGATGGTCGTCCTCGCCGGCTTGTCGGCGGTCGGTGGCCTTTTGGGTGCGAAGTTCGTCGGCGCGCCGTTCGACCGTTACCTCGAGCCGCTGTTCGTGACCGGCATCCCCCACGCGACCCCACGCGGCGGACTGAGCGAGGCGGCGCTGATCGCGCTCTCCGTGGCCGCTGCGCTGGCCGGGGTCGCCGCGGGCTGGGCGGTCTTCCGGGGAAGGCGGATCGCTGAGTTCGGGGCGGTGGGTGTCCTGCTCGCGCGGCAGTGGATGGTTGAGGAGGCCTACGAGGCCGTCCTCGTCCGTCCGGCCCGGCGGCTCGCGCGGTTTTTGGCGGAGGTGGCCGATCCCGTGTGGATCGACGGCATCGCGAACGGGATCGGTGCGGCGGCTTCGCGGGCCGGTGCGGCGATCCGGACCTGGCAGACCGGATACGTTCGCCAGTACGCCGCCGGCATCCTGATCGGTGCACTCGTCGTCGCCGGGTATTGGTTGCTGCGATGAACGTGCCGGTGCTCAGCCTTCTCGTCTTCCTGCCCGTCGCCGGGGCGTGCGTCGTGGCGCTGATGCCGCGCCGGGAAGGGGTGCTGCGCGGGACGGCGTTGGTGTTCGTGTTCGCGACGCTGCTGGTCGCTGGCGCGGTGTTCTCGCGGTTTCCGACCGGCGCAGCCGGTTTCGCCTTCGTCGAGCGCGCCCCATGGATCCCGGCCCTGGGGATCGGGTACCACCTGGGCATCGACGGCATCTCGTTGTTGTTGGTCCTGCTGACGGCACTGCTGTTTTTCGCCGCGCTGGTGGGGACGTGGGACGCCGTGCGCCACAGGCTCAAGGAGTATTTGGCCCTGCTTCTGTTGCTGGAGGGCGCGATCCTCGGGACGTTTCTGGCGCTGGACCTCGTCTTGTTTTACGTCTTCTGGGAAGCGGTCCTCATCCCGATGTACTTTCTGATCGGGATCTGGGGCGCCGAGCGCCGCTCGTACGCGGCGATCAAGTTCTTCCTGTTCACGATGGCCGGCAGCGTCTTCATGCTGCTGGCGATCATCGGTCTGTATCGGGAAACGGGTACCTTCGACCTGGTGCGGCTGTACGAGCTGGGCGTGCCGAGTGCGCGCCAGCCGCTGCTGTTCGCCGCGTTCGCGCTCGCCTTCGCGATCAAGGTGCCGGTGTTCCCACTGCACACCTGGCTGCCAGACGCGCACACCGAAGCGCCGACGGCGGGGTCGGTGATCCTCGCCGGCGTGCTGCTGAAGATGGGTACCTATGGTCTGGTGCGGTTCTGCCTGCCGCTGTTCCCCGAGGCTGCGGAGGCGGCGGCGCCGTGGATGGTGGCGCTGGGACTCGTGGGCATCGTCTACGGGGCCGCCGTCGCCTTCGCGCAGGCGGACGTCAAGCGGCTGGTTGCCTACTCGTCGGTGAGCCACCTGGGGTTCGTGGTCCTGGGCACGTTTGTGTTCACGCTGCAGGGCCTGCAGGGCGCTTTGCTCCAGATGGTCAACCACGGCCTGTCCACCGGCGCGCTGTTTTTGATCGTCGGCATCCTCTACGAACGCGCTCACACCCGGAGCATGGAGGGCTATGGCGGGGTGGCCAAGGTCATGCCGACGTTTGCCGCGCTGTCGTTGATCGTGGTCTTCTCGTCGGCGGCCCTGCCGGGCACCGCCGGGTTCGTCGGCGAGTTTTTGATCCTGCTGGGGGCGCTGCGGGCTGACTGGCGGTTCGCGGCGGTGGCGGCAGTGGGTGTGGTGTTGTCGGCCGTCTACCTGCTGTGGATGGTGCAGAAGATCTACTTCGGTCCGGTGCGCGTGGAGGCCGCTCGGTTCGTGACCCTGCGATGGGGGGAAACCCTCGCCCTGGTGGTCCTCGTCGCCGCGATCCTTTGGATCGGGCTGTACCCGGCACCGTTGCTCAACGTCAGCGAGCCGGCGGCGGCGGGCGTGTTGGAACGGGTCGAGGCGACGACGCGTTCCATGTCGTCGGACGGGTCCCCATGATCGAGTTGCGGCCGCTGCTCCCGGAGTTGATCGTCGCCGGCACGGCGATCGTCGTGCTGTTCGCCGACCTGCCGCTGCGCGGCGCGCGCAGCCGGGTGGCGTTGGTGTGGCTCTGCCTGGTCGGGCTGGGCGCGGCCGGGGTGGCGATCGGCGCGGTGCGGCAGGAAGCCGTCGTGGTGTTCGGTGGCATGTACCTCCGCGACGGCCTGGCCGACCTCGCACAGACCGTGATCCTGGTCGCCGCGGCCCTGGCGGTCCTGCTGGCTCGCGACTACCTGGTCCGGACAGGACTGGAACGCGGGGAGTACTACGCGCTGGCGCTGTTTGCGGCGCTGGGCGCGATGCTGATGGCGGCGACGCGGGATCTGTTGATGCTGTTCGTCGCCGTGGAGATCCTGTCCGTCCCGCTGTACATCCTGGCGGCCTTCGCGCGCCCCCAGCGTCGGTCGCAGGAGGCGGGACTGAAGTATTTCCTGCTCGGATCGTTCGCCGCGGCGCTGTTCCTCTACGGGCTGGCCATGATCTACGGCGCGGCGGGTACGACGGATCTGATCGCCCTGGCGGATGTCGCCCCGGGGTGGATGCTGTCGCTGGGGCTGGGGCTCGTGCTGGTCGGGCTCGCCTTCAAGGTGGCGGCGGTGCCGTTTCACGTCTGGGCGCCGGACGTCTACGAGGGATCCCCCATGCCGGCAGCCGCCTACATGTCCGTCGTCGCCAAGGTGGGGGCGGTGGCCGCGATGCTGCGAGTGCTCCCGCTTTCGCTGCCGGCGCTGGCCGACCTGTGGCAGCCGCTGACAGCGGCGATCGCGGCGGCGACGATGGCCGTCGCTAACCTGGCCGCGCTGCGCCAGACCAGCGTCAAGCGCATGCTGGCCTACTCCAGTGTCGCGCACGCCGGCTACGTGCTGATCGGCGTCGCCTCCGGCACGCCCGACGGCGGGTGGGCCGCTGTCTACTACCTTCTCGTCTACACCTTCATGCAGCTGGGCGCGTTTGGCGTGCTGCTGCTGCTCGAGCGGGCCGGCGCCGAAGCCGACGAGATCGCAGACCTGCACGGCCTGGGCGACCGCGCCCCGGCACTGGCCGCCGCCTTCGCACTGTTCATGGCGTCGCTCACCGGGCTGCCGCCCACGGCCGGGTTCCTTGCGAAGTTCTACCTGTTCGCGGCCGCGATCGACGCGGGATACATGTGGCTGGCGATCGTCGGCGTGGTGACGAGCGTCGTCTCCGTCGGCTACTACCTGCGCGCAGCCTACGCCGCCTACACCGGCGAGGCGCGTGCGACGGTCCGCACCCTCCGCGGCAGTTGGACGGCGGCGGGTGTGGCGTTGGCGGCGGGGGCAGTCGTGCTGCTCGGCGTGCTGCCGGGGCCGATGACCGCCTGGGCGGTGCAGCTCACGACCGTCTTCGGCGGCCGGTGAGGCACCGACGGCCGGCTTGGCGAGGTGACCGATGGCCGAAGCAGAGAAGTTCGATGCGATCGTGGTGGGCGCCGGACCCGCGGGGGCGGCCGCGGCGGCGACGATGGCACGGGCGGGGCTCAGCGTCGTGCTGATTGAGCGGGGCGAATACCCGGGCGCCAAGAATGTGATGGGCGGCGTGATGTACGGGCGCATGGTCGCCGACGTCGTGCCGGAGTTCTGGGCGCAGGATCCTCCGGTCGAGCGCGTGATCGTCGAGGAGCGGGTGTGGCTGGCGACCGACGACGGTGCGGTGAGCATCGGCCACAAGAGCCCCCAGATGGCCCACCACGCCGACGGTTGCCCGAACGCGTTCACGGTCCTGCGGGCCCGGTGGGATCGCTGGTTCGCTGCGAGGGCCGAGGAGGCCGGCGCCTTCCTCGTGCCGGCGACGACCGTCGAGGACGTCATCTGGCGCGACGGACGCGTGGTCGGGGTGCGCACCGGACGCGAAGAAGGCGAACTGTACGCCGACGCGGTGGTGATCTGCGACGGCGTCAACTCCTTCTTGGCTCAGCGCGCCCGCCTGCAGGACCGCCCCATCGAGCCGCACCACCTGGCGCTGGGTGTCAAGGAGGTCATCGGCCTACCCCCCGAGGTCATCGAGGCCCGCTTCAACCTCGAGAGCGGCCAGGGGGCGACGATCGAGATCTACGGCGCGCCGACCCAGGGCATGTCCGGGTACGGGTTCGTCTACACCAACCGGGAATCCCTGTCCGTGGGCGTAGGCGTGCTGGTCTCCCATTTGATGAAGACACGCCGCACACCCTACGACCTGCTCGAACAGATGAAGCGCCACCCGCTCGTCCGACCCCTGATCGCCGGGGGGGAGACCCTGGAGTATTCGGCGCACGCGATCCCCGAGGGCGGCTACGACGCCATGCCCCGGTTGTACGGGGACGGCGTCCTGATCGCGGGGGATGCCGCGATGATGATCAACGGACTGCACCGCGAGGGCAGCAACCTGGCGATCGCCGCCGGGCGCATGGCGGGGGAGACCGTGATCGAGGCGAAGGCGCGGGGCGACTTCAGCGCGCGCACCCTCGGCCTGTACGAGACCCGGCTGGCGGAGTCGTTCGTGCTGCAAGACCTCAAGAAGTACCGCCACCTCCCGGACCTCGCCGACCGCCGGCCGGATCT includes:
- the nuoI gene encoding NADH-quinone oxidoreductase subunit NuoI, whose product is MANRNGWQRALVETTAILKGMAVTFRYLFRRPVTIQYPEERPTVPQRFKGRHWLTLYPDGDERCVGCELCVIVCPSQAIYVKAAENTPQRRVSKGERYAEEFQINMLRCIFCGFCEEACPTGAIVLGHEFELADYSREALIYTKEMLQEPYPGASGRDPAREV
- a CDS encoding NADH-quinone oxidoreductase subunit J, which gives rise to MEVLLFTIASALSIAGGVGVIAARQPVHSALALLLVLGSLAALYLTLAAEFVAVLQVILYAGAIVVLFLFVIMLLHARSPEQQRPARAGPLAIPAAVFGVLLVAAISIAVLRDLGGAVAASPPEGFGTTEAVGRELFTRFVLPFEAAGILLLIGIVAGVVLGKAPARRSDGERGEP
- the nuoK gene encoding NADH-quinone oxidoreductase subunit NuoK; this translates as MTVPVAAYVLVSAVLFALGTVGVLIRRTALVLFMSIELMLNAVNLALVAFARLHAHMGGQLIVFFVLVVAAVEVVVGLAIIVDIFRSRDTVDVDEIDLLRG
- the nuoL gene encoding NADH-quinone oxidoreductase subunit L — translated: MTYIPWIVGLPLAGCVVNGLVGGRLGHRAVSAVACLSVLGAFALGVIGLRQLAGMPEQAVVKVWLFEWIPAGDLRVAAALQLDRLSALMVVVVAGVGFLIHVYSVGYMAGDPAYSRYFTYLNLFTASMLLLVLAANVLVLFVGWELVGLCSYLLIGFWFEREAAAAAGRKAFVVNRIGDAAFLLGICLLFATLGTLDFEEVGRAAQTAQADLPPERHALLTPIALLLFAGATGKSAQLPLYVWLPDAMEGPTPVSALIHAATMVTAGVYMIARLWPLFAAADWVLANVVAVIGAATALFAATVAVAQNDLKRVLAYSTISQLGYMFLALGVGAATAGMFHLTTHAFFKALLFLAAGSVMHAMHGLVDVRRLGGLARAMPLTFAGFSIGALALAGIPPLAGFWSKDHILAAAYEHGFVGLWLVGVVTALVTAFYITRATVLAFGGHPFDPRAHPHEAPPSMAWPMVVLAGLSAVGGLLGAKFVGAPFDRYLEPLFVTGIPHATPRGGLSEAALIALSVAAALAGVAAGWAVFRGRRIAEFGAVGVLLARQWMVEEAYEAVLVRPARRLARFLAEVADPVWIDGIANGIGAAASRAGAAIRTWQTGYVRQYAAGILIGALVVAGYWLLR
- a CDS encoding NADH-quinone oxidoreductase subunit M; its protein translation is MNVPVLSLLVFLPVAGACVVALMPRREGVLRGTALVFVFATLLVAGAVFSRFPTGAAGFAFVERAPWIPALGIGYHLGIDGISLLLVLLTALLFFAALVGTWDAVRHRLKEYLALLLLLEGAILGTFLALDLVLFYVFWEAVLIPMYFLIGIWGAERRSYAAIKFFLFTMAGSVFMLLAIIGLYRETGTFDLVRLYELGVPSARQPLLFAAFALAFAIKVPVFPLHTWLPDAHTEAPTAGSVILAGVLLKMGTYGLVRFCLPLFPEAAEAAAPWMVALGLVGIVYGAAVAFAQADVKRLVAYSSVSHLGFVVLGTFVFTLQGLQGALLQMVNHGLSTGALFLIVGILYERAHTRSMEGYGGVAKVMPTFAALSLIVVFSSAALPGTAGFVGEFLILLGALRADWRFAAVAAVGVVLSAVYLLWMVQKIYFGPVRVEAARFVTLRWGETLALVVLVAAILWIGLYPAPLLNVSEPAAAGVLERVEATTRSMSSDGSP
- a CDS encoding NADH-quinone oxidoreductase subunit N yields the protein MIELRPLLPELIVAGTAIVVLFADLPLRGARSRVALVWLCLVGLGAAGVAIGAVRQEAVVVFGGMYLRDGLADLAQTVILVAAALAVLLARDYLVRTGLERGEYYALALFAALGAMLMAATRDLLMLFVAVEILSVPLYILAAFARPQRRSQEAGLKYFLLGSFAAALFLYGLAMIYGAAGTTDLIALADVAPGWMLSLGLGLVLVGLAFKVAAVPFHVWAPDVYEGSPMPAAAYMSVVAKVGAVAAMLRVLPLSLPALADLWQPLTAAIAAATMAVANLAALRQTSVKRMLAYSSVAHAGYVLIGVASGTPDGGWAAVYYLLVYTFMQLGAFGVLLLLERAGAEADEIADLHGLGDRAPALAAAFALFMASLTGLPPTAGFLAKFYLFAAAIDAGYMWLAIVGVVTSVVSVGYYLRAAYAAYTGEARATVRTLRGSWTAAGVALAAGAVVLLGVLPGPMTAWAVQLTTVFGGR
- a CDS encoding FAD-dependent oxidoreductase, with amino-acid sequence MAEAEKFDAIVVGAGPAGAAAAATMARAGLSVVLIERGEYPGAKNVMGGVMYGRMVADVVPEFWAQDPPVERVIVEERVWLATDDGAVSIGHKSPQMAHHADGCPNAFTVLRARWDRWFAARAEEAGAFLVPATTVEDVIWRDGRVVGVRTGREEGELYADAVVICDGVNSFLAQRARLQDRPIEPHHLALGVKEVIGLPPEVIEARFNLESGQGATIEIYGAPTQGMSGYGFVYTNRESLSVGVGVLVSHLMKTRRTPYDLLEQMKRHPLVRPLIAGGETLEYSAHAIPEGGYDAMPRLYGDGVLIAGDAAMMINGLHREGSNLAIAAGRMAGETVIEAKARGDFSARTLGLYETRLAESFVLQDLKKYRHLPDLADRRPDLFQIYPELANLAAHEMLTVDGIPKREKQRRIWKTITRHRRPWQMLQDIYQTWKAIR